A segment of the Cotesia glomerata isolate CgM1 linkage group LG2, MPM_Cglom_v2.3, whole genome shotgun sequence genome:
TTCCAGGAAggtatgtattttaaaattaaatgaaatttaataatactaaagttagccgacgtttttaattttttgatttttttttaataattaaattagaacaaaaaaatattttttaaaaattgcacttacagtttttaaatttttttacaaatgaaaatttttttttatttttttgtaatcatttttttaatttttaaatgtcggctaacttaattttcattgaaattaatttagaagatatttaataatttttttaacaaataaattatagcaaaaaaaaattgacatgtagaaattttaaaaaatgaaaaatgcaatttaaaaaataattttttagagtaaatttttttgttaaataaaattaaaaaattgtcaagtgactgctaactttagtgtcattaaaactaaataaaaaaattaattactcagaactttaataaattttttaattaaaaatttcaggccGAGTTTGAAGCAAGACAACCGCCAACTAAAAATGTCCAGCGCGAGTAACTTGCCAGGTGGCAATGGAGGAGCGATTGGTGCTGGCAGCAGTGCAGCTTCGTTCCGAGACTTCCAGGAGAGTGTCGACGACGCCTGGGACTCTGGAGATGACGAGTTTTGCATGGTTTCCGACGTAAAAATATCCAAACGCGTGAGTCAGTTCGCTGCGATGAGCGTGATTAACAGTCACCGCAGCGGCGAGGGTCGTAGTGACAACAATTTAGCGATTCAAGACTACCAAGTGAGGAAAACTCAGGAAATAATACCAGAAGAAAAAAGAATGGAGGCGTTGCAGCGACTTGCTGTCCAACCGCTCCATCTTCGTAATGACCGCACCAACACGACTGTCGTGTGCCCAAGCAGTCGCAGTAGATGCAACAATTTACAAACAGGAACAGACACTCAGGTTAAAGAAAAAATGGTATGCTCGCCTTATCGAGGTAACTCACATTACCCAGGTAGACCTCAAGCTTTCAGACCGTCCTCGACGCCTTCTAGATATTTTGTACCATTTAAGGAGCAAGACGGTGAAAGTAAAGTGGATAAATTTCAAAGTCTCTTGGACGCTTCGCTTCTTAATTTAGACGAGTTACGGCAATTGTCCTGGTCTGGAGTACCAGCCAAGTTACGGTCTATTATTTGGAGACTTTTAtcggtaaatttattaacttttaaatctttatgttaatttaattattgaatctatattattaagagaataagaaaaattttgtgttcaggatagtcatatctctagatacataattaagaaatgaccttgtatcttgataactattgacgtttttaaagatataagctcatcccgatgttacactcatcgaaagctttcatttgagtacccatatcaatttttcatatattttgtatatttatatatattatatatatgtatatatgaaaaatatatcaaaaatacatgtgggtactcaaatgaaagctcttgatgagtgtaacatcaggatgagcttatatccttaaaaacatcaataattaagaaagtaaagtgcaatttaacaaaagtcattatttaataaagcaaaattttatttatttatagtccaCAAGggacatagtgactgcaaggttgctagtgtaaattatttaattttcaggaATATTTGCCGGCTAATTTGGAGAGACGTCAACAAGTACTGGAGCGTAAACGCTTGGATTACTTGAGCCTCGTGAAGCAGTACTATGACGTTGAAAGAGATGAAGCTTTTCAAGATACATATCGACAAATTCATATTGATATCCCCCGAATGTCTCCTCTGATTTCGTTGTTCCAACAGAAGACCGTGCAACTGATATTCGAGAGGATACTATACATATGGGCGATACGACACCCCGCGTCTGGTTATGTCCAGGTATACTTTACTTCAATGTCGATTACTAAAGCTTACttacaagttttttttcatgctgttaaatttatttaaaaatgactcaAGGGCATGAATGACCTGGTAACACCATTCTTCCTGGTTTTTCTGCAAGAAGCCCTGCCGGTTTCCGCTTGGCAAGACCTTGAGAATTACGATGTAGCCTCGCTGGACCAAAAACAAAGAGATATTATTGAAGCTGACAGCTTTTGGTGCCTATCCAAGTTTCTAGATGGTATTCAAGATAATTATATCTTTGCTCAATTAGGTATTCAACACAAAGTTAACCAACTAAAAGAACTCATACAGAGAATCGatggtaactttttttttttttattgtatttttattatttattaaagttttttttttggtaaatatttacaagttgagtcaataattttcattttcatttttttaacgaaatttctatttgattttattgatatatttttttttttgaaaaatatataaaaaaaaaattaacaatttaaaatgataaaatagaacaatcaaaaaaaaataaaatgaaaattttatccaaaaacataagagccaaaattttttctagctTTTGAAGGCACAAAatctatcgaaatctttaattttttctttcacgacattttttatcataaatgtgCCGTAAGAAcaaacagaataaaaaaaaaaatttgaaaatgttccaaaatgaggttgaccccacttgtaaataattacctttttttttattaaaaaattctattgataattattggtatatatattttatacagcGCCGCTTCATCAACATTTACACCAACACGGCGTTGATTATCTCCAATTTTCGTTTAGATggatgaataatttattaaccagAGAAATACCTCTTCATTGTACAATACGACTTTGGGACACATATCTCGCCGAGTCAGATCGCTTTGCATCCTTTCAATTGTACGTTTGTGCGGCTTTTCTTCTCAGATGGAGGCGTCATCTTCTCGCGCAACCCGATTTTCAAGTGAgcagttattataatttataaaacaccAAAAAGAacacagaaaaaaacaaacttcttggctcaagaaaattttaaggaagacgaaagttattttgaagcaaaaaaaaattttatgggctcaagaaactttgacttcattcaaaaaattttcaatcttccttaatattttcttgagccaagaaaatttacattccaatcaagaatattttttttcaatgaatgattgtcaataaacaaataataaataattaatttttgtaggGCTTAATGTTGATGTTACAAAATTTACCGACCCAAAACTGGACCGATTCCGAGATAGGCGTTCTCGTAGCAGAAgcttataaattaaagttcaCTTTTGCCGACGCACCGAACCATCTTCAGGCCCACGATGCCAGGTGACCAACTCTCAATACGTACTCAGTTGATCTGAGCGATAAAGCAGTCGTATTGGCCAAGTAaatatcgaaaataaaatatcatcaccgtaaatatcatatatttgTGTTTCTTCCGATTCGGATAGTCAACTAGCCAATCGTTATTAATTTCGTGCcgtcataataatttttttaaagagagcagagtttttattaattattattattatcattattactatATCATCTATCGccgttttttatattatgcgTAAAATTGGATAATGAATTTGATATATCAGTCCAAAtgtgttatatttttatgtataatctatgtaattataaaatattttataattaccgtgattatatactatatatgTAAATCAATAAATGATATTGTcgttattgtattattaatatacAAACAACACTTAGAATagattttatatatacattgaataatatctatagatgtTAAAAACctcattttaatattattattattattcaaacatacaaattgaaaattaattataaatatacaaatattatattatatattatatatactaaGTCCACGATTTAAcgtgatattatttttaattaacattctCTTTAGTTCTACAAGTTATTTTAATCATCCTCACCATCCAGTTGAGCGTAATCTGCTTCCAGCGGTTGAAGCAGTGAGTATGTATCGTCTTCGTTGAATGTTTCCTAAAAAAATACAGcggtaatattattatacaattataattattattattattaatattaaaacaaagataaaaaataattaatgatgaaCTTACACTGACGTAATCGACCGCAGCAGGCATAGGATAGGCACAAGGCATGCACTCCATGCGAGTAACTCCGTCATTATCAGCCGTGCACTCGCAGTGCTGACAAGGACTAGATTGCGCTGTCAAGGCGACTCTTTTCGCGAATACATTcgcgaattttttaattgacgaCGGCTTATCCAGCTGAAGTTTATTTCCGCTGAAAATTGTGCCATTGGTCTCAAGCGACAAAGGGGTGCAGTATCCTAGAGCACTTTTTGGCAATTTAACTTGTCTTCTCAGATCCACATCTCCCACCAAGACCTTGGCATCTTTTTTAGTGTAAGATTTTGTAGCGTCTAGCCCgtagaatattttattcaatctcTGCTTCTTGAAATTAAAGTCCCCGTCCATGAGGATGTGAAGCGTAATGTCGTGTTCCAGCAAAACTTGGTGCAGTACTGAATAAtcaagctgaaaaaaaatttttgtttttattattaagaaaataagataaattttgtgtcatatctctagatacataattaagaaatgaccttatatcttgagaactattgacgtttttaaagatataagctcatcccgatgttacactcatcgagatctttcgtttgagtactcacatcaatttttcatatattttatatatttatatatattatatatatatatgtatatatgaaaaatatataaaaaaatgccatgtgggtattcaaatgaaaagtctcgatgagtgtaacatcgggatgagcttatatctttaaaaacgtcaatagttaaaaaagtacaatgcaatttaaccaaagtcattatttttttaaataattaccgttTGATTTAGCGACTCGCAGTGAGAACACGGCATCAATATAAACGTTTTGGAAACTCCAGCTCTAAATACTAATTGAGAAGCGAACCCAATCGCTGAAAAGACATCCTGATTGCCGTCCCCGACTTTGATATTATCAAAGTAATTAACAAATCTATTGACATCATCGGAAAATATTCTACTATCCAGCGTGTGACTTTTCGGAGTATCATAAACACCATCCCCACCAAACACCACCAAAGACCATCTAttgtctttaaaattattttccgtCAACTCTTTATCAAGTTGCGTAACAAGAAGATCAATACTCCGGTTTTCCCTGATATTTTCATTGCATAATTTAGCCTCGACAATGAACACAACGTCCGTAGAATTGGGAACATTTGAATTTTCCAGTTTACGGAACTCTCCTTCCAGTACACTGGAGCCGTTGGTCATTGTGCAAGTAGTACATTTGTCCGGTATTCTCAGATACGTATCGTAGAAGCCACAAATTTGCATATATGAAATAGCGAGTGTACATACTTCGGACATTGATCTGGTATTCAAACAGGCTTCGGTATAATATTGCGGCTCAACGACCATAAAGCAGTCGTTAAACTCGGAACTTTGGTTCCCgaacaaatttaaacaaagaTCAAAAGACTCTGATTTGCTGTAGCCGACGTGAGCCAGGTTAGAAGTCGTCTTTACTAACCCAGCTTGAGAAACTGACCAACTACCAGCGAAGCTGGTAATATCTTCAGTAACTCTACCATCAGATCCTATGGTATCATCCCAGCGTTCGTTGTTCATCGTTCCGAGCAACCCAGCAGTTTTTCCAAAGAACCAACCGGATAATTGGATCACACAGACGTCATACTTGAAGTTACACTTGAGTTTAAACTGATTGTTCTTCAGTTCAATTGTTACAATGCTCTCTTCTTGATAAACGAACCCCGTGGAATTCTTCAGCTCTGCTGGCAATCTCAAAACCGCATTTGAATCCGCGAATTTAATGCTGTCGTTAAAAAGATCCACGAGCAGACTCTGCTCTCCAATTGTCACTATAATTTTGTGATCAATTACCGAAGAATTACTTTCATTTGGcgaataagaaataaaaacagCGAATTGGTTGTCTATAAAATCATGAGCCAGCAGATAAGTTTCTGTCCCAGCAAAGTCATAATGTCTCCCATCAAAAGTGACGAAATGCTGGCGCCCAACAATCATCGCTTGAGCTTTGAACGGTGGCAGCCAATTGTAAGGATCACTGTAAGGCTTGTAGCGATAATAAAGCGTCCAGAAAGTCGTATTAGAAGCAGTGAAGTAATTTTGAACATCCACCAACGCGCGGTACTCAGGAATCTCCTGAAACTCCGGAGTTTGATTGAACGCGTGCCAAGACATCGGCAACTTTTGCTCCAAGCACATCAACCCATCATTGGGATCAAAAATAAACTTAGTTTTAGCTTCGCGGTATTTACTTTCAGCTTGAAGGGCAGTTTGACTTATGTCCAtcaattttgaatgaattatcTTAATCGCGTTTTCTATTTTACTCTGAATTCCAAAGTACTGATAAAAATAGCTCACTCTGTCGTaaatataatgaattttttctaacgCAAAGTTTATACTCGGAAGCTTCCTAAGCTCCGCTATTTCAGCTGCTATTTCTTCGACCAGATCTTTAAGCTCATTCCCAAAAGGCACCATAGTAAAGTACCGCTCacgtataaaatttattacaatcgCCGAGTACTTGCGTATGTTTGTTATAATATCATTGGCTTTTATGTCGCGGTACAGTTTGTCGACGTCCTGAGTAAAGTTAGTGAACCGATCAAAGTAAGGGGATTTTATCAACTCATTCCTACGGTCGTACAAAAAGTCCACGACTTCTTTGCTAGCTTTCCACAAAACGTCTTCAATGTAGTGCAGAACTCTCAAAAACATCGGCTCTATCATCTTCAATACTTTATCCCACTGCTGAGTTATCGCAAAAGACATCTTGTTCCACAAATTCTCCATGTACTTGATAAACGACACGTGCAAgtctttgataaatttatcatacttttccacaattttttcaataatattagcaATCTGCGTGATAGATTCTCCTTTTAGAATCGCACTTACAATctctgttaattttttgtaccCATTTTTGACCGCTTCAATCACCCAGATAAGGGAATTGCGAATAGCTCGTCCAGACTCGCCCATGATTTCccaaatttcgttcaaaataTTCGGAAGCGAGTCGATGTGGCTCCTCAGAGCTAGTTCA
Coding sequences within it:
- the LOC123258492 gene encoding TBC1 domain family member 22B codes for the protein MENRGYRNQVNNQQSFWKKNARAVPGRPSLKQDNRQLKMSSASNLPGGNGGAIGAGSSAASFRDFQESVDDAWDSGDDEFCMVSDVKISKRVSQFAAMSVINSHRSGEGRSDNNLAIQDYQVRKTQEIIPEEKRMEALQRLAVQPLHLRNDRTNTTVVCPSSRSRCNNLQTGTDTQVKEKMVCSPYRGNSHYPGRPQAFRPSSTPSRYFVPFKEQDGESKVDKFQSLLDASLLNLDELRQLSWSGVPAKLRSIIWRLLSEYLPANLERRQQVLERKRLDYLSLVKQYYDVERDEAFQDTYRQIHIDIPRMSPLISLFQQKTVQLIFERILYIWAIRHPASGYVQGMNDLVTPFFLVFLQEALPVSAWQDLENYDVASLDQKQRDIIEADSFWCLSKFLDGIQDNYIFAQLGIQHKVNQLKELIQRIDAPLHQHLHQHGVDYLQFSFRWMNNLLTREIPLHCTIRLWDTYLAESDRFASFQLYVCAAFLLRWRRHLLAQPDFQGLMLMLQNLPTQNWTDSEIGVLVAEAYKLKFTFADAPNHLQAHDAR